The following proteins come from a genomic window of Chelmon rostratus isolate fCheRos1 chromosome 23, fCheRos1.pri, whole genome shotgun sequence:
- the LOC121626270 gene encoding interferon-induced very large GTPase 1-like isoform X5: MTETAPTMERISDEDSFVELYCEEVEDTPPAQCSDNKGDCQQTDASGNAPCPHLKTTVYHISCKQVSLHLDTPDGEVESYTVISCSEGEVAPETMDTKSSTLSNPRPGVNQVSEEPKNETIRESAVTSANTKTQLESLLEDLGMERHYTEKLSLSTVLQIDKRTISDEPAKCNADLPWYFLKKLMMVNVTARNVKCTSVCESTCDAASENTELDFDDLFDILHSGDMLNPLDIITALFLCSDGFVQQEMALKMSMCQFSVPLLLPNCDTKQCTLMLWAMRDIVKKYRPQSLLESKGFIEDRIVVSELPMISFVRLGECSMSKSEILNKLLSSSQQYYDTFVHHNMECGDSPRRISNGLTEITWYLPCGNKNMDIFSEPVAVANLRGDIASCETQFYFLCQTSAAVFVFFDTLDSECELLTNLHTKAQIFLVGNHQSHRFSKDALKKVATKLGLTKDNILLKAKHMNDADFVKNLRKTVSNVVENSKIKMRIEQMADIAHELGIWVDEDSSECQTAKENADAITAGIQDILKYKDTKLPLQGQIWKDLTCLEKEEFRLRNVGSENIEKYKSDLQVQKDNLRQKQNTYDMSDAMACFIKAISSPGIERCYFLKWLRMNLDNVSREKLSGLREQYKKKCKDSKNKEEIKEIDRQLSNSSLGTEHFFREMGQIYEASLSLPETNRSRLQFRHLPKLCAQLLLDGFPLELVDGDASNIPLRWVSDVLSQLNDLVPPESKIRVATVLGVQSTGKSTLLNTMFGVQFAVSSGRCTRGAFMLLIRIDEDVKKELKCDFMMIIDTEGLKSPELAQLDNSHEHDNELATLVVGLSDITIINIAMENSTEMKDILQIVVHAFLRMKEVGKKPKCQFVHQNVSDVSAHEKNLRDRKLLLQQLNEMTQAAARMEQKEENKSFTDVMEYSPDTGNWYIPGLWNGNPPMAPVNAGYSEAVYELKKNIIQTFGGCESSANDILDFAEWTKSLWNAVKHENFIFSFRNSLVADAYMRLCTEFNKWEWEFKKEMYTWVTEAETKISNFGKIKSETCDMSEFLSDLKSEACTVLSEWETKILENLKKYFKQTEGHVYLVEGYREDFANSAKSLRREMESSVINQLTAAADIRQGMTEIDRIKDNHTTELEGRVCALIEQCRGKKVKMTERQLDEEFDKMWTKTVNELSFSKQNATNVSASVSYYLRANLSRKGSRVCELLDKKSLQDCGLVPFKYTAEGLYNQVKHKISRWFNIEDHVMALQNIADCVIAECTAFISEKMERKNNYHNTYIQEILHKIDERLQSSKDAKRDIEFEVSLKQHICGVAARQFQKMHEDFLRDNDPYRCLNQNKEKYRADFKDVFHERDQCQKKAEEFTNRCLRPAVEDFVSRFLGPDIVGEMQLSFEFSTRMHFQYSVLLDLLSKNDFEDYQSFICSNEDYVNKWICDRVLEHFSKGSTTYESEDRHLQSSIKSINDAINRAKKEKSGNMKEFIEDVCQELSGKLVIPKDALGAFMILNNATPEQFAHWLTVCVTEMAEALRKTFKETDIQLKLKKLHVKPQKELFTKVIGCGKLCPFCKAPCEAGGKEHKEHFTSWHRPQGFGTYRSTRTEKLVTDICTSLVVSDASFRCNETNGEYHPYKDYIKIFPDWKIAPDGSLQASDYWKYVLAKFNKEFAEAYGAEPADIPATWNDITYKQAEDSLKESFNVK; encoded by the exons ATGACTGAGACCGCACCCACAATGGAG AGAATCAGTGATGAAGATTCATTTGTTGAACTTTACTGTGAGGAAGTAGAGGACACTCCACCAGCACAGTGTTCTGATAACAAGGGTGACTGTCAACAGACTGATGCAAGTGGTAATG CGCCCTGCCCTCATTTGAAGACAACAGTCTACCACATCAGCTGCAAGCAAGTGTCTCTGCATTTGGACACTCCTGATGGTGAGGTGGAGAGCTACACTGTGATCAGCTGCAGCGAGGGAGAAGTTGCACCAGAGACGATGGACACAAAAAGCTCAACGCTCAGCAACCCGAGGCCAGGGGTCAACCAGGTGTCTGAAGAACCAAAGAATGAAACAATAAGGGAGTCAGCTGTaacatctgcaaacacaa agacacagctggAGAGCTTACTGGAGGATCTGGGGATGGAGCGGCACTACACAGAGAAACTATCCCTgagcacagtgctgcagatTGACAAGAGGACCATCAGTGATGAGCCTGCCAAGTGTAACGCAGATCTTCCATGGTATTTTCTGAAGAAACTGATGATGGTTAATGTGACAGctagaaatgtgaaatgtacatCAGTATGTGAGTCAACCTGTGATGCTGCCTCAGAGAATACAGAGTTAGATTTTGATGATCTGTTTGACATTCTACATTCAGGTGACATGCTGAACCCCCTTGACATAATCactgctctctttctgtgttctgATGGTTTTGTACAGCAGGAAATGGCACTCAAAATGTCTATGTGTCAGTTTTCTGTGCCTCTGTTGCTTCCCAATTGCGACACAAAGCAGTGCACACTCATGCTTTGGGCCATGAGGGACATTGTTAAAAAGTACAGACCTCAGTCCCTTTTGGAATCCAAGGGCTTTATTGAAGACAGAATTGTTGTCTCTGAACTCCCAATGATATCTTTCGTGAGACTGGGTGAGTGCTCCATGTCCAAGTCAGAGATCCTCAATAAGCTTCTGAGCAGTTCTCAGCAGTACTATGACACCTTTGTTCACCACAATATGGAGTGTGGTGACAGTCCAAGGAGAATTTCCAATGGACTGACTGAAATAACTTGGTACCTTCCTTGTGGGAACAAAAACATGGATATCTTCAGTGAGCCAGTGGCTGTAGCTAACCTTCGTGGTGACATTGCTTCGTGTGAAAcgcaattttattttttatgccagacatctgcagcagtttttgtGTTCTTTGACACTTTGGACTCTGAGTGTGAGCTGCTTACCAACCTACACACCAAGGCACAGATCTTCTTGGTGGGTAATCATCAAAGCCATCGCTTCAGTAAAGATGCTCTAAAAAAAGTAGCAACCAAGTTGGGCTTGACTAAAGACAACATCCTCTTGAAGGCTAAGCACATGAATGATGCAGACTTTGTCAAAAATCTGCGTAAAACAGTCAGCAATGTGGTTGAGAACTCAAAGATCAAGATGAGAATTGAGCAGATGGCTGACATTGCTCATGAGCTGGGAATCTGGGTGGATGAAGACTCTTCAGAGTGTCAGACTGCCAAGGAAAATGCAGATGCTATCACTGCAGGAATTCAAGACATCCTTAAATACAAAGATACAAAACTACCACTGCAAGGCCAAATATGGAAAGACCTGACTTGCTTGGAGAAAGAAGAATTTCGGCTGCGAAATGTCGGGTCAGAAAACATAGAAAAGTACAAAAGTGATCTTCAGGTACAGAAAGATAACCTTCGACAAAAACAGAACACTTACGATATGTCAGATGCAATGGCATGTTTCATCAAGGCAATATCCAGCCCAGGGATAGAGAGGTGCTATTTCCTGAAATGGCTGCGAATGAATCTCGATAACGTGTCTCGAGAAAAACTGTCTGGCCTCAGGGAGCAGtacaaaaagaaatgcaaagatTCTAAGAACAAAGAGGAGATCAAAGAAATTGACAGACAACTTTCCAACAGCTCGCTGGGAACTGAACACTTCTTCCGTGAAATGGGTCAGATCTATGAAGCATCATTGTCCCTTCCGGAAACAAACAGATCACGTCTACAATTCCGGCATCTGCCCAAACTGTGCGCACAATTGTTGCTTGACGGCTTTCCCCTTGAGCTCGTGGATGGAGACGCATCGAACATCCCTCTCAGATGGGTGAGTGACGTCCTCTCTCAGCTCAATGACTTGGTGCCTCCAGAGAGCAAGATACGGGTAGCCACAGTTCTTGGAGTCCAGAGCACAGGAAAGTCTACTCTACTCAACACCATGTTTGGAGTGCAGTTTGCAGTCAGCAGCGGTCGATGCACTCGAGGTGCCTTTATGTTGCTCATCAGAATCGATGAAGATGTTAAAAAAGAACTCAAGTGTGACTTCATGATGATCATTGACACTGAGGGCTTAAAGTCACCAGAGCTGGCACAACTGGACAACAGCCACGAGCACGACAATGAGCTTGCAACACTCGTTGTGGGGCTGAGTGACATCACTATAATCAATATTGCAATGGAGAATTCAACTGAAATGAAGGACATCCTACAAATAGTCGTGCACGCTTTTCTCAGGATGAAAGAAGTGGGCAAAAAGCCCAAATGCCAGTTTGTTCACCAGAATGTGTCAGATGTTTCAGCCCACGAGAAGAACTTACGAGACAGGAAACTCCTCTTGCAACAGTTGAACGAGATGACACAAGCGGCGGCCAGAAtggaacagaaagaggagaacaaGAGCTTCACTGATGTGATGGAGTACAGTCCAGACACTGGGAACTGGTACATTCCTGGACTCTGGAATGGAAACCCACCAATGGCACCAGTCAATGCAGGGTACAGTGAGGCTGTTTATGAGCTCAAGAAGAACATAATCCAAACTTTTGGAGGTTGTGAGTCATCTGCTAATGATATCTTAGACTTTGCAGAGTGGACAAAAAGCCTGTGGAATGCCGTAAAGCATGAAAacttcatcttcagcttcagGAACAGCCTAGTGGCTGATGCATACATGAGGCTGTGCACAGAATTCAACAAATGGGAATGGGAattcaaaaaagaaatgtacacaTGGGTTacagaagctgaaacaaaaatTTCCAACTTTGGCAAAATTAAATCTGAGACATGTGACATGTCAGAATTTCTCTCTGATTTGAAAAGTGAAGCTTGCACAGTGCTGTCTGAATGGGAGACAAAGATtcttgaaaatctgaaaaagtaCTTCAAGCAAACAGAGGGCCACGTCTATCTAGTTGAAGGGTACAGAGAGGACTTTGCAAACAGTGCAAAGAGCCTTCGACGAGAAATGGAGAGCTCTGTAATTAAtcagctcacagcagcagccgATATCAGACAGGGGATGACAGAAATTGATAGAATCAAGGATAACCACACTACAGAACTAGAGGGGAGAGTGTGTGCATTGATTGAACAATGTCGGGGGAAAAAAGTCaagatgacagagagacagctggaTGAAGAATTTGACAAGATGTGGACTAAAACAGTGAATGAACTAtccttttcaaaacaaaatgccacAAATGTCAGTGCAAGTGTGTCCTACTACTTGAGAGCCAATCTATCACGCAAGGGGAGTCGTGTATGTGAGTTATTAGATAAAAAAAGTCTGCAGGATTGTGGACTGGTGCCTTTCAAATACACAGCTGAAGGACTTTACAATCAggtcaaacacaaaatcagcaGGTGGTTCAACATTGAAGATCACGTAATGGCTTTACAAAACATAGCTGACTGTGTCATAGCAGAATGCACAGCCTTCATAAGTGAAAAAATggaaaggaaaaataattacCACAACACTTACATCCAGGAGATCCTGCACAAGATTGATGAGAGGCTGCAAAGCAGTAAGGATGCTAAGAGAGACATTGAGTTTGAAGTTTCTCTGAAACAGCACATCTGTGGAGTTGCAGCCAGACAGTTTCAGAAAATGCACGAAGATTTCCTACGTGACAATGATCCCTACAGATGtctgaaccaaaacaaagaaaagtatCGTGCTGATTTTAAGGACGTGTTCCATGAACGAGACCAGTGCCAGAAGAAGGCAGAAGAATTCACCAACCGATGCTTGAGACCTGCAGTTGAAGACTTTGTCAGCCGTTTCTTGGGTCCTGATATCGTTGGTGAAATGCAGTTAAGCTTCGAGTTCAGCACAAGAATGCACTTCCAGTATTCAGTTTTACTGGATTTGCTCTCAAAGAATGACTTTGAAGACTACCAGAGCTTTATTTGCTCAAATGAGGATTATGTGAACAAATGGATATGTGACCGTGTATTGGAACACTTTTCAAAGGGGTCTACGACATATGAGTCCGAGGATCGACATCTCCAGTCAAGTATCAAAAGCATAAATGATGCTATCAACAGAGCTAAAAAAGAGAAGAGTGGCAACATGAAGGAATTCATTGAAGATGTCTGTCAGGAACTTAGCGGTAAACTGGTCATTCCCAAGGACGCTCTTGGTGCCTTCATGATCCTGAACAATGCCACCCCAGAACAGTTTGCTCACTggctcacagtgtgtgtgacggAGATGGCTGAAGCTCTTAGAAAGACGTTTAAAGAGACAGACAtccagctgaaactgaaaaagctTCATGTGAAGCCTCAGAAGGAGCTTTTCACCAAAGTGATCGGATGTGGTAAACTGTGTCCATTCTGCAAAGCACCCTGTGAGGCAGGAGGAAAAGAACATAAAGAGCACTTCACTTCGTGGCATCGGCCACAGGGTTTTGGTACATACAGGTCGACACGAACAGAAAAACTTGTCACTGACATTTGCACTTCCTTGGTCGTCAGTGATGCCTCTTTTCGCTGCAATGAAACAAATGGTGAATATCACCCTTACAAGGATTACATCAAAATTTTCCCAGACTGGAAAATTGCTCCAGATGGAAGTCTTCAGGCATCAGACTACTGGAAATATGTACTGGCAAAGTTCAACAAAGAGTTTGCCGAAGCATATGGAGCAGAGCCTGCTGATATTCCTGCAACCTGGAATGATATCACATACAAACAGGCAGAAGACAGTCTCAAAGAGTCCTTTAACGTCAAGTGA